TGACCGGCTGTGCAAATCAGGCCTTGCCGAGCGTCCGACCCTGCTGATGGTGCTGTTGTTCGTGATGCTGGTGGCGATGGGCTGGGGTCTCAATCAGGTGTTTACAGGTCGCGCCATGATGCTGCATCTCGGTGCCTTTACCGCCACGATCATGACAGCCAATGTGTTTTTCATCATCATGCCGAACCAGCGCATCGTGGTGAAGGATCTGCAGGAAGGCCGCGCGCCTGACGCCAAATATGGCAAGATCGCCAAGCTGCGCTCGACCCATAACAACTATCTGACGCTGCCGGTGGTGTTTCTGATGCTGTCGAACCACTACCCGCTGGCCTTTGCCAGTGAATACAACTGGCTGATCGCCGCGCTTGTGTTTTTGATGGGGGTCACCATCCGGCATTACTTCAACACGCGCCATGCCCGCGCCGGGAATCCCACCTGGACCTGGCTGGCTACGGCGCTGCTGTTTCTGGGTGTGATCATCCTCTCCTCGCTGGGGCTTGAGCATGAGGGCGGCGATGCGCGGGAAGAAGCGGCGCTGAGCGGTACCGCGCTGGCGATGGCCAACACCGAAGGCTTTGAGCAGGTCCATGAGATCGTCATGGGGCGGTGCAGCATGTGCCACGCGCGCGAGCCGTTCTGGGATGGCATCCGCACCGCACCCAAGGGTGTGCTGCTGGAAACCGAAGCAGATGTGGCCCGTCGTGCGGGTGAGATCTACCTGCAGGCCGGTGTGACCCATGCGATGCCACCGGCGAATATCACCTATATGGAACCAGAGGATCGCGCTGCGATCCGGGCCTGGTTCCGCGCTGCGCAGATGTAAACCGCCCCCTGCGACGCCTGACATCCGGGCCATTGGTTCTGCG
The nucleotide sequence above comes from Phaeobacter inhibens DSM 16374. Encoded proteins:
- a CDS encoding urate hydroxylase PuuD yields the protein MFELLMMWDWLGFAIRWLHVITAIAWIGSSFYFIALDLGLRKAPDLPVGAHGEEWQVHGGGFYHIRKYLVAPAEMPDHLTWFKWESYMTWLSGFALLMVVYWVGGELYLIDQSKADLALWQGILISAATLSVGWLVYDRLCKSGLAERPTLLMVLLFVMLVAMGWGLNQVFTGRAMMLHLGAFTATIMTANVFFIIMPNQRIVVKDLQEGRAPDAKYGKIAKLRSTHNNYLTLPVVFLMLSNHYPLAFASEYNWLIAALVFLMGVTIRHYFNTRHARAGNPTWTWLATALLFLGVIILSSLGLEHEGGDAREEAALSGTALAMANTEGFEQVHEIVMGRCSMCHAREPFWDGIRTAPKGVLLETEADVARRAGEIYLQAGVTHAMPPANITYMEPEDRAAIRAWFRAAQM